A single genomic interval of Parvularcula marina harbors:
- the coaD gene encoding pantetheine-phosphate adenylyltransferase yields the protein MTSLTGLYPGTFDPITLGHTDIIRRAVKLVDTLIIGVAINEDKGPLFDLDERVEMIKEALDGMDEGQRANIVVKPFDDLLMSFAEDCKADVIIRGLRAVSDFEYEFQMVGMNSFLNEEIETVFLMADARYQAIASKLVKEIARLGGDISSFVPDTVVPKLLKKVGR from the coding sequence ATGACCTCACTCACCGGCCTCTATCCTGGCACGTTTGACCCGATCACGCTGGGGCATACGGATATTATCCGCCGGGCGGTGAAGCTCGTCGATACGTTGATCATCGGGGTCGCGATCAATGAGGACAAAGGACCGCTCTTCGACCTCGATGAGCGGGTCGAGATGATCAAGGAAGCGCTTGACGGCATGGATGAGGGCCAGCGTGCCAACATCGTCGTCAAACCCTTCGATGATCTGCTGATGAGCTTCGCGGAGGACTGTAAGGCCGATGTCATCATCCGAGGCTTACGGGCGGTTTCCGACTTCGAATATGAATTCCAGATGGTCGGCATGAACTCATTTCTGAATGAGGAAATCGAGACCGTCTTTCTGATGGCGGATGCCCGCTACCAGGCGATTGCCTCGAAACTGGTCAAGGAAATCGCCCGGCTCGGCGGGGATATCTCTTCCTTCGTGCCCGACACGGTGGTCCCGAAACTCCTCAAGAAAGTCGGCCGCTGA
- a CDS encoding MFS transporter codes for MIGFLKQNFRWIAGGALLTFASSFGQTFFVSGASAEWRALFGLSDGQFGTLYMIATLCSALSLPFIGRLVDVWPEHKVIMLTIPVLAFACLLAAYAPNVLVLGFAIYLLRLFGQGMMSHIAITATGRWFAAQRGRAMSLVVLGHQGGEAILPSLYVAISLAAGWQMAWTLGAGALLLIALPIAVTAFRVPRTPRGHAPEIETEARNWTRAEALRDPIFWVLLMGVLAPPFIGTTIFFHQDYLTAYRGWPAALFATGFTAMALTTVCFALICGALIDRFGARRILPFFLIPLSSACFSASVIESGTGLYVFMILLGVSYGFSSTLFGSLWPEIYGTKHLGAIRSVMMPFMVFATAAGPGITGTLIDRGVSLPTQLLAMGSYCLIACVIMGFASWRLRHR; via the coding sequence ATGATCGGCTTCCTCAAGCAGAATTTCCGCTGGATTGCTGGCGGCGCCTTGCTGACCTTCGCGTCGAGCTTCGGGCAGACCTTTTTCGTCTCAGGGGCCAGTGCCGAATGGCGGGCGCTCTTTGGGCTGAGTGATGGCCAGTTCGGCACGCTATACATGATTGCGACGCTGTGCAGCGCACTGTCGTTGCCCTTTATCGGCCGACTGGTCGATGTCTGGCCTGAGCACAAGGTCATCATGCTGACCATCCCGGTGCTGGCCTTTGCCTGTCTGCTCGCCGCCTATGCGCCCAACGTGCTGGTCCTGGGGTTTGCGATCTATCTATTGCGGCTCTTTGGCCAGGGGATGATGAGCCATATCGCGATCACCGCGACGGGACGGTGGTTTGCCGCCCAGCGCGGGCGCGCCATGTCGCTGGTCGTGCTCGGCCATCAGGGCGGCGAAGCGATCCTCCCGTCCCTTTACGTGGCGATCTCACTGGCAGCCGGATGGCAGATGGCGTGGACACTTGGCGCAGGCGCGCTCCTGCTTATTGCCCTGCCAATCGCGGTCACCGCTTTCCGGGTACCGCGAACGCCGCGAGGACATGCGCCGGAGATCGAGACCGAGGCCCGCAACTGGACTCGCGCGGAAGCCTTACGCGACCCGATCTTCTGGGTCCTTTTAATGGGTGTCCTTGCCCCGCCCTTTATCGGCACAACGATTTTCTTCCATCAGGATTACCTGACCGCTTATCGCGGCTGGCCGGCCGCCCTTTTTGCGACGGGCTTTACCGCCATGGCACTGACGACAGTCTGTTTCGCGCTTATCTGTGGGGCGTTGATCGATCGCTTCGGGGCAAGGCGCATCCTGCCGTTCTTCCTGATCCCCCTGTCGAGCGCGTGTTTCTCTGCCTCAGTGATCGAAAGCGGGACCGGGCTTTATGTCTTCATGATCCTGCTGGGGGTCAGTTACGGCTTCTCCTCGACCCTGTTCGGTAGTCTGTGGCCGGAGATTTACGGCACGAAACATTTAGGCGCGATCCGCTCGGTGATGATGCCCTTCATGGTCTTTGCGACCGCCGCAGGCCCCGGCATCACCGGCACGCTGATTGATCGCGGCGTCTCGCTGCCAACCCAACTGTTAGCGATGGGCAGTTATTGCCTCATCGCCTGCGTGATCATGGGGTTTGCCTCATGGCGCCTGCGTCACAGGTAA
- a CDS encoding peptidylprolyl isomerase produces the protein MAGAAALMAFLPAVSVAQSNTPQQSLREMVEQAPQSDWITINPDNLVVMDLPSGPMIIAMQPELAPNHIERVRTLTSQGFYNGTIFHRVIDGFMAQGGDPTGTGTGGSELPDIAGEFAQDAAHVSNVAIIGRDDRAAQIGFVGVVPVGTQPPTLPKFLNNDVYALWGLHCQGVMSMARAQSPNSANSQFFIMYGDRRGSLDQGYTVWGKVVSGFQHAKRISRGEPPVRPTPIVRMRMMRQLPAAEQQTVEYLNPASDTFEKYLTTSLRVTSNGYVREACGIDVPIRINGELTE, from the coding sequence ATGGCTGGCGCTGCCGCCCTTATGGCTTTCCTGCCGGCCGTTTCGGTGGCGCAATCAAATACGCCCCAGCAATCCCTGCGTGAGATGGTCGAACAGGCGCCGCAGAGCGACTGGATCACCATCAATCCCGACAATCTGGTCGTGATGGACCTGCCTTCGGGGCCGATGATCATCGCGATGCAGCCGGAGCTGGCGCCAAACCATATTGAGCGCGTTCGCACTTTGACCAGCCAGGGCTTCTACAACGGCACGATCTTCCACCGCGTGATTGACGGCTTCATGGCGCAAGGCGGGGATCCGACGGGCACCGGCACAGGCGGCTCTGAGCTGCCGGACATTGCCGGCGAATTTGCGCAGGATGCAGCGCATGTTTCGAACGTCGCGATTATCGGCCGGGATGACCGCGCCGCACAGATCGGTTTTGTCGGCGTTGTTCCGGTTGGCACCCAGCCGCCGACTCTGCCGAAATTCCTCAATAATGACGTCTACGCCCTTTGGGGCCTCCATTGTCAGGGCGTCATGTCTATGGCGCGCGCGCAATCACCGAACAGCGCGAACAGCCAGTTCTTCATCATGTATGGCGACCGCCGCGGCTCGCTGGATCAGGGCTATACGGTCTGGGGCAAAGTCGTCAGCGGCTTCCAGCATGCTAAGCGGATCTCGCGTGGTGAGCCGCCTGTACGGCCGACACCTATCGTCCGGATGCGGATGATGCGGCAATTGCCAGCGGCGGAACAGCAGACAGTCGAATATCTAAACCCTGCGTCCGATACCTTCGAGAAGTATCTCACGACCAGCCTTCGCGTGACGTCGAATGGCTATGTCCGAGAGGCTTGCGGTATCGACGTGCCCATCCGAATCAATGGCGAACTCACAGAATGA
- a CDS encoding DUF4282 domain-containing protein, which yields MIGKLLSFDKLMGEGLIKLLYYIGLIFITLGALGSLFAALAAFRLSFGAGFSGLLLTCFGYVVGVLVWRVTCELWIVLFAQYNKVSKIEAAVVKKDGD from the coding sequence ATGATCGGTAAGCTGCTGAGTTTCGACAAGCTGATGGGCGAAGGGCTCATCAAACTTTTGTATTACATCGGACTTATCTTCATCACGCTCGGTGCTTTGGGGTCCTTGTTCGCAGCGCTGGCGGCGTTCCGGCTAAGTTTCGGGGCAGGATTTTCTGGTCTGCTATTGACCTGTTTCGGCTATGTTGTCGGCGTGCTGGTTTGGCGTGTCACATGCGAGCTGTGGATCGTACTCTTCGCACAATACAACAAGGTCTCGAAGATCGAGGCAGCGGTTGTCAAAAAGGACGGCGACTGA
- a CDS encoding SDR family oxidoreductase yields MGLLDGRTVIITGASSGVGEAAAYLFANEGANVVLTARRATRLEEICGRIADQGGKASFIAGDLTDAALHKALVVEAVHRFGGLDAAFNNAGDLGALAPTAELTDQGWRETIELNLTGHFLAARAQIPALLESGHGSLIFTSSFVGPEVGFPSMAAYAAAKAGLVGLMRVISSEYAPMGLRANAILSGGIDTPMGRESANSPEAMDYVKNLHALKRIAAPEEIANAALYLASDLSSFVTGTAHSVEGGVTTSRT; encoded by the coding sequence ATGGGATTGCTGGATGGAAGAACGGTCATCATCACGGGCGCAAGTTCGGGCGTCGGTGAAGCCGCCGCGTATCTTTTCGCAAATGAAGGCGCGAATGTCGTTCTGACCGCGCGGCGGGCCACACGGCTCGAAGAGATCTGCGGGCGGATCGCGGACCAGGGCGGCAAAGCAAGCTTCATCGCCGGCGATCTCACCGATGCGGCGCTGCATAAGGCGCTGGTCGTGGAAGCTGTCCACCGGTTCGGCGGGCTTGATGCGGCCTTTAACAATGCAGGCGATCTTGGCGCCCTCGCCCCGACGGCTGAGCTAACCGACCAGGGATGGCGCGAGACGATTGAGCTCAATCTGACAGGGCATTTTCTTGCCGCGCGGGCGCAGATCCCGGCCCTGCTTGAAAGCGGGCATGGCTCGCTGATCTTCACGTCGAGCTTTGTCGGCCCCGAGGTCGGGTTTCCTTCCATGGCCGCCTATGCCGCCGCGAAAGCAGGACTTGTCGGGCTGATGCGCGTGATTTCCTCCGAATACGCCCCAATGGGCTTGCGCGCCAATGCGATCCTTTCGGGCGGCATCGATACGCCGATGGGCCGGGAGTCTGCGAACAGCCCGGAGGCTATGGATTACGTGAAGAACCTGCACGCGCTTAAGCGGATCGCTGCGCCTGAAGAGATTGCGAATGCCGCGCTTTATCTGGCCTCGGATCTGTCGAGTTTCGTGACCGGCACGGCCCACTCGGTCGAAGGCGGGGTCACGACCAGCCGGACATGA
- a CDS encoding superoxide dismutase family protein, whose protein sequence is MFRMICLSAASFLAVSACGGGDEPKPVENAAEEAPQPELAPEMASEEAPAEMEMAEEHHEHHEIPAPAAGEDMRVDFTGTDGEATGEAVVVSGPHGMLMRVDLVDLEHGFHGMHLHQVGDCSDFDGGFKLSGSHINPTGKEHGLMNPAGFELADIPNIYVHHNGHARAEIFVAGLTLEDAMDEDGFAIVVHENPDDHMTQPIGGAGARVACASFNVF, encoded by the coding sequence ATGTTTCGCATGATTTGCCTGTCTGCCGCCAGTTTTCTTGCAGTTTCCGCATGTGGAGGGGGCGATGAGCCCAAGCCTGTGGAAAACGCCGCCGAAGAGGCGCCCCAACCAGAACTGGCGCCTGAAATGGCAAGCGAAGAAGCTCCTGCCGAAATGGAAATGGCCGAAGAACATCACGAGCATCATGAGATCCCCGCTCCTGCCGCGGGCGAAGACATGCGCGTTGATTTCACCGGCACAGATGGCGAGGCGACCGGCGAAGCAGTCGTGGTCAGCGGCCCGCACGGCATGCTGATGCGTGTCGACCTGGTGGACCTCGAGCACGGCTTTCACGGGATGCATCTGCATCAGGTCGGGGACTGTTCGGATTTCGATGGCGGCTTCAAGCTCTCAGGCAGCCACATCAACCCGACCGGCAAAGAGCACGGCCTGATGAACCCCGCGGGGTTCGAGCTGGCCGACATCCCGAACATCTATGTCCATCATAATGGCCATGCGCGGGCGGAGATCTTCGTGGCGGGCCTGACGCTGGAAGACGCGATGGACGAGGACGGCTTTGCCATTGTCGTGCATGAGAACCCCGACGATCACATGACCCAGCCGATCGGTGGCGCTGGTGCTCGCGTCGCCTGCGCATCATTCAACGTCTTCTAA
- the gyrA gene encoding DNA gyrase subunit A: MADPEDENTPSDENQDDDSPKGYGELPPGIGRISITDEMEKSYLDYAMSVIVSRAIPDARDGLKPVHRRILWSMQQTGFTFDKKHRKSANVVGDVIGKYHPHGDSAVYDALVRLAQDFSMRVPLIDGQGNFGSIDNDPAAAMRYTECRMEEVANYLLDDIDKDTIDFQDTYDGERKEPIVLPAKFPNLLVNGGGGIAVGMATNIPPHNLGEIVDATIQMVDNPEITDTELLEIVPGPDFPTGASILGHSGARQALTTGRGSVIMRGKATIEEIRKDRYAVIITEIPYQVNKAAMVERIAMLVREKKLEGIADLRDESDRQGIRVVVEMKRDANAEVVLNNLYKQTPLQTTFSYNILALNRGRPEQMTLRSVLKSFIYFREDVITRRTKFLLNKARDRAHVLVGLAISVANIDEVVKLIREAPNPNAAREELMARNWPAKDLAPLVALVADPRHSLQEDGTLKLSETQARAILDLRLQRLTALGRDEIGDELQGLAEKIADYLDILRNRDRVLTIIKEELSEVREKFATPRKTDFIDAIEMEDEDLIAQEEMVVTVTHAGYVKRTALDTYRAQRRGGKGRSGMAMKDEDFVSQLFVGNTHTPLLFFTDRGMAYKLKLWRLPEGAPTSRGKAFINLLPLEQDERVTNILPLPTDEDQWAEMDIVFATASGNVRRNKLSDFTQINKAGKIAMKLDEGDTLVGVAIAREEDDFLLTTQHGNTIRFPVDAVRVFSGRTSTGVRGIRLSEGEKFGMDRVMSMAILRHLDTTPEEARAYLKHSAAMRRAAGEGETEGSDAETEGGEAALSPERIAQMEAAEQFILAVTENGYGKRSSSFEYRTSGRGGKGIIGIVTSDRNGKVVASFPVENADEIMLVTNGGQLIRTPVHDIRIAGRNTQGVKIITTREDEHVVSVEHVPEGEGGEAGEEAEEI; the protein is encoded by the coding sequence GTGGCTGATCCCGAAGACGAAAACACACCTTCCGACGAGAACCAGGACGACGATTCCCCCAAGGGATATGGAGAGCTGCCCCCCGGAATCGGGCGGATTTCCATCACTGACGAGATGGAGAAGTCCTATCTGGACTATGCCATGTCGGTCATTGTGTCGCGGGCCATTCCGGACGCGCGAGACGGGCTCAAACCCGTTCACCGCCGCATCCTCTGGTCGATGCAGCAGACCGGCTTCACCTTTGACAAGAAGCACCGGAAATCGGCCAACGTCGTCGGCGACGTGATCGGTAAATATCACCCGCATGGTGATTCGGCGGTCTATGACGCGCTTGTGCGCCTCGCGCAGGATTTCTCCATGCGCGTGCCTCTGATCGACGGGCAGGGGAATTTCGGCTCCATCGATAATGATCCGGCCGCGGCCATGCGGTACACGGAATGCCGGATGGAGGAGGTTGCGAACTACCTTCTCGACGATATCGACAAGGACACGATCGACTTTCAGGATACCTATGACGGGGAACGAAAAGAACCCATCGTCCTGCCTGCCAAATTCCCCAACCTTCTCGTCAATGGCGGGGGCGGCATCGCCGTCGGGATGGCGACCAACATTCCGCCGCATAACCTTGGCGAGATCGTCGATGCGACCATCCAGATGGTCGATAATCCCGAAATCACCGACACGGAGCTTCTTGAGATTGTGCCGGGTCCGGACTTCCCGACCGGCGCGTCGATCCTTGGGCATTCTGGCGCGCGTCAGGCGCTGACGACGGGCCGCGGCTCGGTCATCATGCGCGGCAAGGCGACGATCGAGGAGATCCGCAAGGACCGCTATGCAGTCATCATCACCGAGATTCCCTATCAGGTGAACAAGGCTGCCATGGTCGAGCGCATCGCCATGCTGGTGCGCGAGAAGAAACTCGAAGGCATTGCTGATCTGCGCGACGAAAGCGACCGTCAGGGGATCCGCGTCGTCGTCGAGATGAAGCGCGATGCCAATGCCGAGGTTGTGCTCAACAATCTCTACAAGCAGACCCCGCTGCAGACGACCTTCTCCTACAACATCCTCGCACTGAACCGCGGACGGCCGGAGCAGATGACACTGCGCTCCGTCCTTAAGAGCTTCATCTATTTCCGCGAAGACGTCATCACGAGACGGACGAAATTCCTGCTCAACAAGGCGCGTGACCGCGCGCATGTATTGGTCGGTCTTGCGATTTCGGTCGCCAATATCGATGAGGTCGTCAAGCTGATCCGCGAGGCGCCGAACCCTAATGCCGCGCGTGAAGAACTGATGGCGCGCAACTGGCCGGCGAAAGACCTTGCGCCACTCGTGGCGCTCGTCGCCGACCCGCGCCACTCCCTGCAGGAAGATGGCACGCTGAAGCTCTCCGAGACGCAAGCCCGCGCGATCCTTGATCTGCGGCTGCAACGTCTGACCGCGCTTGGCCGCGACGAGATCGGCGACGAATTACAGGGCCTTGCCGAGAAAATCGCGGATTATCTCGATATCCTGCGTAATCGTGACCGTGTGCTGACGATCATCAAGGAAGAGCTTTCCGAGGTGCGCGAGAAATTCGCGACCCCGCGCAAGACAGACTTTATCGACGCCATCGAGATGGAAGATGAAGACCTCATCGCGCAGGAAGAGATGGTCGTGACCGTCACCCATGCGGGTTACGTCAAGCGGACCGCGCTCGACACCTATCGGGCGCAACGCCGCGGCGGCAAGGGCCGCTCCGGCATGGCGATGAAGGACGAGGATTTCGTCTCCCAACTCTTTGTCGGCAATACGCATACGCCGCTTTTATTCTTCACCGACAGAGGCATGGCCTACAAGCTCAAGCTCTGGCGGCTGCCGGAAGGCGCGCCCACCTCACGCGGCAAGGCGTTCATCAATCTCCTGCCGCTTGAGCAGGATGAGCGTGTGACGAATATTCTGCCGCTGCCGACTGATGAAGATCAGTGGGCGGAGATGGATATTGTCTTTGCCACGGCCAGCGGGAATGTCCGGCGCAACAAGCTCTCGGACTTCACGCAGATCAACAAAGCCGGCAAGATCGCCATGAAGCTAGACGAAGGCGACACGCTGGTCGGTGTGGCGATCGCGCGGGAAGAAGATGACTTCCTCCTGACGACCCAGCACGGCAATACGATCCGCTTCCCCGTGGATGCAGTCCGTGTCTTCAGTGGCCGGACGAGTACCGGGGTGCGCGGTATCCGCCTCTCAGAGGGTGAGAAATTCGGCATGGACCGGGTGATGTCGATGGCAATCCTGCGCCATCTCGACACGACGCCTGAAGAGGCCCGCGCCTATCTCAAGCACTCCGCGGCCATGCGGCGTGCGGCAGGTGAAGGTGAAACGGAAGGCTCGGATGCCGAGACTGAAGGCGGCGAAGCCGCGCTCAGCCCTGAGCGCATCGCCCAAATGGAGGCGGCCGAGCAGTTCATCCTCGCGGTCACCGAAAACGGCTACGGCAAGCGCTCTTCTTCCTTTGAGTACCGGACATCCGGCCGGGGCGGGAAGGGCATTATCGGCATCGTCACCAGTGACCGGAACGGCAAGGTCGTTGCCTCCTTCCCGGTCGAGAATGCCGATGAGATCATGCTGGTCACCAATGGCGGCCAGCTCATCCGTACACCCGTCCATGATATCCGCATTGCGGGCCGGAACACGCAAGGCGTGAAGATCATCACCACCCGCGAGGACGAGCATGTCGTCTCTGTCGAGCATGTCCCTGAAGGTGAGGGCGGTGAAGCTGGCGAGGAAGCCGAAGAGATTTAG
- a CDS encoding DUF1801 domain-containing protein, with protein sequence MSDNKTVPTDVDPKEFLSAVEHDRRREDGFALLEMMNRVTKLKPVMWGPSIIGYGQYHYKYDSGREGDFFYCGFSPRKANMSLYFIPGYGTYSEFFTRLGKHKTGASCVYINKLADIDMGVLEELTAACVKHMKATYG encoded by the coding sequence ATGTCCGACAACAAGACTGTCCCGACCGATGTCGACCCGAAAGAGTTTCTGAGCGCCGTCGAGCATGACCGGCGGCGCGAAGACGGCTTTGCCCTGCTCGAGATGATGAACCGGGTGACGAAACTGAAGCCGGTGATGTGGGGGCCCTCCATCATCGGATATGGTCAGTATCACTACAAATATGATTCAGGCCGCGAAGGGGATTTCTTTTATTGCGGCTTTTCTCCGCGAAAAGCGAACATGTCGCTCTATTTCATTCCCGGATATGGAACGTATAGTGAGTTTTTCACGCGCCTCGGCAAGCACAAGACGGGCGCCTCCTGCGTCTATATCAACAAGCTCGCCGACATCGACATGGGCGTGCTTGAAGAACTGACCGCCGCTTGCGTGAAACACATGAAAGCGACTTACGGCTGA
- a CDS encoding peptidylprolyl isomerase, with amino-acid sequence MTKLKLELETGDVIIEAFDDKAPKHVEQIARLAEDGFYDGLTFHRVIDGFMAQGGCPDGNGMGGADENIPAEFNDTPHVEGVCSMARAQDPNSASSQFFICIDDATFLDNQYTAWGRVVEGMDAVHAIHKGEPPKNPTKIKSFRKIDD; translated from the coding sequence ATGACCAAACTCAAACTTGAACTTGAAACCGGCGACGTGATCATCGAGGCGTTCGATGACAAGGCGCCGAAACACGTTGAACAGATCGCACGTCTTGCAGAAGACGGCTTCTATGACGGCCTGACTTTCCACCGCGTCATTGACGGCTTCATGGCCCAGGGCGGTTGCCCGGACGGCAATGGCATGGGCGGCGCGGATGAGAACATTCCGGCTGAATTCAACGACACCCCGCATGTCGAGGGCGTCTGCTCTATGGCGCGCGCGCAGGATCCGAACTCGGCGTCGAGCCAGTTCTTCATCTGCATTGATGATGCGACCTTCCTTGATAATCAGTATACTGCCTGGGGCCGTGTGGTCGAAGGCATGGATGCTGTTCACGCGATCCATAAGGGCGAGCCGCCCAAGAATCCGACAAAGATCAAGAGTTTCCGCAAGATCGACGACTGA
- a CDS encoding alpha/beta hydrolase family protein — MRRILGSALLPLLLVVSAHAGVPPVISPPQADLRDDAPLMSWPDLLGRPLPAPTQSIRIGDGDTDIVDLWLPEGEGPHPVVLMIHGGCWQKAIADRTLMNYSAEALRAAGIAVWNIEYRGVDEEGGGYPGTFLDVGRAADALMERGGEFGLDTSKIVAFGHSAGGHLAIWAAGRHRLPSSSALYTEDPARLYGVVNSGGLADLEASEPLTLKSCLADIKDRLEGPNGFSETSPVNLLPLGTIQVSINGARDRIAPSILGEQWTLKADLSGDEAHFVEVPGGHVELVSPGTEAFETELAAIRRLLLD, encoded by the coding sequence GTGAGGCGTATCCTTGGCTCGGCTCTCCTGCCGCTCTTGCTCGTCGTTTCTGCTCATGCAGGCGTGCCGCCAGTGATCAGCCCACCGCAAGCCGATTTGCGCGATGATGCGCCATTGATGAGCTGGCCGGACCTTCTGGGTCGCCCATTGCCTGCACCGACGCAATCTATACGGATTGGCGACGGCGACACCGATATTGTCGATCTCTGGCTGCCGGAGGGCGAGGGACCACACCCGGTTGTCCTGATGATCCATGGCGGCTGCTGGCAGAAGGCCATCGCCGACCGTACTCTGATGAATTACTCGGCCGAAGCCCTGCGTGCAGCGGGAATTGCAGTCTGGAACATCGAATATCGTGGCGTCGATGAGGAGGGGGGCGGCTATCCCGGCACTTTCCTCGATGTCGGGCGCGCCGCCGATGCGCTGATGGAGCGCGGGGGCGAATTCGGTCTTGATACGTCAAAAATCGTTGCATTTGGTCACTCGGCGGGTGGTCATCTGGCGATCTGGGCGGCGGGGCGGCATCGCCTGCCGTCATCAAGCGCGCTTTACACGGAAGATCCTGCACGCCTCTACGGTGTCGTTAATTCCGGCGGGCTTGCCGATCTTGAAGCGTCCGAACCGCTGACCCTCAAATCCTGCCTTGCCGATATCAAGGACAGGCTTGAAGGCCCGAACGGGTTCTCCGAAACCTCACCAGTCAATCTCCTGCCGCTCGGCACGATTCAGGTCAGCATCAATGGTGCGCGGGATCGCATCGCGCCGTCCATTCTGGGCGAGCAATGGACATTGAAGGCTGACCTTTCAGGGGATGAAGCACATTTCGTTGAGGTGCCTGGCGGGCATGTCGAGCTTGTCTCTCCGGGCACGGAAGCATTCGAGACGGAACTGGCGGCGATCCGCCGGTTGCTACTCGACTAG
- a CDS encoding aminotransferase class V-fold PLP-dependent enzyme, protein MTTSFPSSFDDCVARDRDDPLAERRDLFALPDGLLYLDGHSLGPATHKALARLEQAAKDEWAQGLIRSWNDAGWIDLARDTGARIARLIGAGPDEVLVCDSVSTNLFKLAAAARDLSASPTLIIEEDEFPTDQYIAEGLAQLTKSNLLRVRPDEGLQRLAETGGILIRSAVNYRTAAVADMKEAEKVADLSGGVIVWDLSHATGVLALDMSIARLAAGCTYKYLNGGPGAPAFIYVRQDVANRITSPLPGWMGHKSPFNFASHYEPADGVARFANGTPPILSLSALAAALDAFEGITPAELEAKARALGDFCLSLAEKIGLQSSSPAISTRRGGHVTLHHENGYAIIQALIARGIIGDFRSPDAMRFGFSPLYTGFADVWRAMDALGDVLKTGEWDSPTFLARAKVT, encoded by the coding sequence ATGACGACGAGTTTCCCCTCCTCTTTTGACGATTGTGTGGCACGCGACCGGGACGACCCTTTGGCCGAGCGGCGCGATCTTTTCGCATTGCCTGATGGGCTTCTTTATCTAGACGGTCATTCGTTGGGCCCGGCGACGCACAAGGCGCTGGCCCGGCTGGAACAGGCAGCAAAAGACGAATGGGCCCAAGGGCTTATCAGGTCGTGGAATGATGCGGGCTGGATCGATCTTGCACGGGACACCGGCGCCCGGATCGCAAGGCTGATCGGCGCCGGACCGGACGAAGTGCTGGTCTGCGATTCGGTCTCGACCAATCTCTTCAAGCTCGCCGCTGCTGCGCGGGACCTATCGGCCTCCCCCACTCTGATTATCGAGGAGGACGAGTTCCCGACGGACCAGTATATCGCCGAGGGGCTTGCGCAACTAACGAAGTCCAATTTGCTTCGTGTACGGCCCGATGAGGGGCTCCAGCGGCTGGCCGAGACCGGCGGGATCCTGATCCGCAGTGCAGTCAATTACCGAACCGCAGCGGTTGCAGATATGAAGGAGGCTGAAAAGGTCGCGGACCTTTCCGGCGGGGTGATCGTCTGGGATCTCAGCCATGCGACGGGGGTTCTGGCGCTAGATATGTCGATTGCGCGACTGGCGGCAGGGTGTACGTATAAATATCTCAATGGCGGCCCCGGCGCACCCGCCTTTATTTATGTGCGGCAGGATGTGGCGAACCGGATCACAAGTCCGCTCCCCGGCTGGATGGGACATAAATCCCCATTCAACTTTGCCAGTCATTATGAGCCGGCAGACGGCGTCGCCCGCTTTGCAAATGGCACACCGCCTATCCTGTCGCTTTCAGCGCTCGCAGCTGCGCTTGATGCGTTTGAAGGGATCACACCCGCAGAGCTTGAAGCGAAAGCCAGAGCTTTGGGAGACTTCTGCCTGTCGCTGGCGGAAAAGATCGGCCTACAGAGCAGCTCACCTGCCATAAGCACGCGCCGGGGCGGTCATGTCACGCTTCATCATGAAAATGGCTATGCCATCATTCAGGCACTTATCGCTCGCGGGATCATCGGTGATTTTCGGTCACCCGATGCCATGCGGTTCGGGTTTTCTCCCCTTTATACAGGCTTTGCGGATGTCTGGCGCGCCATGGACGCGCTCGGAGATGTGCTGAAGACCGGAGAATGGGACAGCCCCACCTTCCTCGCGCGCGCAAAAGTGACGTAA